Genomic DNA from Solanum pennellii chromosome 3, SPENNV200:
taatgaaataatcaagTAATTTAATCGGAGCAAATCAACCAATAAACTCCAAAACGAATTAacttgtattaaaagtgaattacacaaatatcaaagttgaattagaagagataATTAAACATGAATAGAAAATTTAACTAATGAAAGACTAGCCAATGATCTACATAGTGATTAAACTTATATCAATAATGACTTAAGCAAGTTAtccaatagtaacaaataataaactacaaaatgaattaaatttgcattaaaaatgtatacacaatattaaagttgaattagaagagaaaattaaaaaaaatgaaaaatgtaactaaCAAAAGCCAAGACAATAATCTTTATACTAAATTAAACTTGTActatttatgaataaaacatgtattatatgttttataaattttgatttgtatcACTAAAAACATGAGagatgtttgtatatgtattaaaaatgtaGTGTgcatgtattataaatgtattattaagTGTTTTATCTAAATCCTTTGACTGGTATCACTAAGAAGAGAATAAAGTTtgcaatttatattataaatgtactgtttatgattttaatacaattttaatacaattataaatcatatctaattcaactttaatacaatTGCGATACAGTTCCATAAACTTTACCATTTTCGAGTTTCAATCTTATATTTCTcctataataaattataaacttaaccaaacctTCTTAAATTGAGATATAAACTTCAAACTGCATTTTCAACTATTTGTAGGATCAATCTATCCAAACTAATCATGAGTTCGTAAGATTcataaaatgaaatcaaaatttgaaactttataaTGACCATCAAGGGTGAATTCTTACTGGTGTAATATTagagatttgaaaattttgtttgagAACATAATATTGtacaaattttttattcttctatttctcttctcgttatatttttggataaaaataatgaaatagggacaaaaatttatttgagaataattatttaaatgaaaattttaaaagaagaagaagaataaaaaaaagaagaagaggggGGAAGAGAAAGAATAACAGAAAGAgacgaagaagaaaaataaaaagaagaagacgaGGAAGAGAAAAGGTCAAAAGAAGCGAAGCGGTACAATTAttcaatccaaaaaaaattatatttaattaaaaaaattttattgtcataaatgataaatattttttttaatataatatatttatgtgaattacctaattaaaaataattaatgtaaaacTTATTTATAATTGTATGACAATCCAATTCCTTACATCCATATAAAGCAATGTATGTGGtccaatatatttatataacaactttacacttttttttttctccaaatttgaataaattaaattagaaatttgtGTGTTGTGTTATTTAATCgtgtttcaaatatttatattatatggtcccaaaaaaaaaatgcaagaaaATTCTCTAAGGTCATCATAGTAGGCTGCGACGGACCACATTTGATTGTGACTTCTCTCTGCTACTAATATTAGcaaattaatgattttatttctcTCCGAATCTTacttttattcaatattatatttacTTTATTATAGGCCAAATTTATAAATAGATCCCTAAACTTGTTTGATTTTTCTCTTCAGGTATCTCAAGTATGTCATTTTCCTATTAAATCATTGTACCGCCTATAATTTATTCCTTTTAAAcactgttggttgattttgatcagattttctattgtaaatgccttcaattgtgttcgtattgtaatgattttgattgaaggaattAAGAAAAACGCTATGgatctcatttgttttctaatgtgttcaaatgacttcaAGTAAATCACAATTATTTTCGAACATTTTCAttatcaattggactaatgagttTTGAAACAAAATATGTGTCCTCTACCAATACCCCTCACAAAATCTGATTCCACATCAGCCAACGATGtttgtttaaaaggaacaaattatgggtggttcaatgattcaataggaaaatagcATAGTTGAGATACCCGAGAAAAAAACCAATAAATTTAGGGActtgtttatgtatttgacctgtattatattataaatagaaaataaaaataaagagtagGAAATTGAGTGTTACGTGACGTGAGTAGACGTTTATTATTTTgcatgaatttaatttttttttatgacagaTATATACTACTCAATTGTATGTCTGGTGGCTGGATAAGCCAAACTTACACTATGCATGAAACAATAATACAGTTATACATCATTTAATTTATCTGTTCAAAAAATATATCTCAGAggcatttaaaataattgattcgATGCGATCGCGTATTTTGctatataataataaacaaataattctaacggaaaaaacataattatacCATTTACAATACTCCTAACACAATTTTTGAAAGTTATGCATTTTGattagaaaaaaacaaaaacgaaAGCAGCTGGTGtcctttttatttgataaaaaataaataaaacaatattcAATATCGAATGGCTCAGAATAAATTAAATACCAAGTGGAAATTGCAACAAGACGAATAGttagaatttattttattcgtTCTACGGAtatagattaaattatttttcttggcaTTATTTCTAGTCTAATAGCTCAGTATAAGATCAATGAAAGAGAAGAGGTGAAATTGAAAAGATTAGCGAAATAgaattctttttttactttaatagtATCGCACGATGAAGACATAGTAGTGCTAGACCCGATTTATACAGACAcatttcaaatatgatttaaCTCAAGACCAAttctgattctttttttaatcaaaataaatcgaATTTGTTATTTAAGAGATAAGATGAAGATGTTTGTTTGATTAcgtagttttaaaaaaaaagtataactATCTTATTAGACATACATTCATACCATATATATTAATTCTATCCATACTTTCAAATAATTACATATCTTACCATTAATTAAGAGTTTCCTAtcatataataagaaaaatacatCTAGATATATACAGTTCCCTACCAGATAAACTAAAATAGGGAGAGATGCAAGCGTTATGGGAGGGAGATAGTCATGTATCCCATATACATGTGATCcacactagatacatgtatctgatATGATTCACGTTTATTTAGGATATCATGTACATAGGATAGTGGTGAGCAAAATGGGAGAGAGGCGAGGAAGATTCGTCTATGTATCCTAGTTACATGCGAATCCACTTTGATACGATGTACTAAAGATAAATCACAACTAATTTTGATCATATATATCctaaaatacatgtatctagacGCATATGAAAGATTCATAATATTGTAAACTAAAGTATACTTTTTAAGTAATTCCCTCCGAAAATAAACTtatgaaatttctttattttgggAATTGGTTGTATCCAATGAAATCCAGCAGAAGTGCCAAACAGGCCGAGTCCTAAGaggaacatatatataattgggCCTTTTATCTGGATCTACTTGGGCTAGTAGTATACGAGCAGAAATCAATATGGGCCCGTATAAATTGGAACcgttttttctattaaaaaaaaaaggaaaaacttacgtaaatatattataataaaaaaatatcttttttcacttgatcactttcaattcatttataatacaaatttaatatatattacaaagaataatttcttattcacatataatacaaattttaatgatgaataatacatttatcacatattttaatacacttataatgcaatgtgacaattttttcacctaacaaacataatatatttcaaaaaacaattataatttatatatattgtatacataatccactttaatatatattacagaTTTAGCAGAGGattactataaatgataataaacaaaaaatataactaaaatcagtaaatttttttttaaaatgtattaattcacTTAATTTTTCCAAAACAAAATTGAACTGACAATGAATGAACCCGTAACGTCTGATGGTAACGGATGCCAAAGGGTGAAAATTTGTTCCGGCGACCCTTTGGGAGTTGCTCGAAAATGCTTCAGATTTcgtaagtttttttctttttcttttcaaaaaacgCCATTGAAGGTTGCCCAGAAGTATCGATAGATTTCGCTTTCTTTAACATTAGGGTTTGAGCTAACTGTGGAGTTTTCAGTTTCTCTTTGAAACAATTGTATATTGAAATAGTTGGGAGATGAAACATGGACTGTAGTGATGAATCTTTGAGGGTTGATATGGGGGTAATAGTAGGAGTAAGTGGAAATACTAAAAATTGCGATAATTGTGTAAATCTGGAGGAAAAGATCAAGGCAATCGAATGTAATTGTTCCGATTTGCGGCAGGGGATTGAACAGGAGAGAAATGAGCTTGAAGGTAAGTTTGAGGTGTTGAAGAGAAGGAATCAAGAGTTGGAAGAGCAGATTCGTCGAATAGAGAGTAACGGCAGTAATGAGGAGGAAGAGAGGGTTTTGCAATTGATGATCGAGAACAGTGTACTCGAATGCGAGAAAAAGAAGGCTGAAAGTGATGTTGAGTATTGGaaatccaactgtaacgagcTACAGTTAACCGTGGCGGAATTGGGAAAAAAGTTGGATACAAAAGCAGGAGATACAATTTCAACTAGAGTACATGGATTGCAAGATGAATATCATAATTTTACGCAGAAAATCCATCTGCAAGTAGTTGATGAAATGCAAAACAAGGATGGAGAAATTGGATCTCTACTATCTCAAGATTCAGGTATTATCATTTTGTCTAACCAATTATTGTTGACAAGTAGTAGAAATCATGTTAGTAGTTTGAAGTTTTGgatttaattattcaaaaactAGTGCGAGAAGTAGTatgaattacaattttttgcatattaatatgttgaaaaaatacatagtaaaatgttagtcaaagttattattgtttgactctaaaaatgaaaagcacgacaattaaaagtggacggagggagtaattatATAGTTGaatattcaatataataaagATGATGGAataataatttgagaaaaatagaaaaaagatgaTTTTGTCTCTGGAAGACTGTCTTTAGCACAGTGTTTTGGACGGCGAGCGACGACAAAAGGTGACAAGGGCCTGCCGCCTGTTAAtaccaaaattaaatatatttaattgcacgtataaatatccaaaatttcaatagcaataacatatattagcaaaatatttcaattcaaaaactcATAAGAGAACAGAGGAAAAAAACATAGAGCAGTCAGCACACTAAACATTTTTCCCTTATTACTTATGATGATTCAGCAGtgatgaaggaaaaaaaaacagagcaactgaagaagaagaacagaaaaGATTGCACGAGGAAGAGGAGTCGAGGAGCAGCAAAAAAGAGGTATACCTCATGTCCTCAGTGCAGCAGCAACTCGAAGTCTTGAAGAGACGCGACCGGCGAGGGGAAGAAGAATCGCGCAGCagcaaattttgaaaatagaaaaaaaaaagcctaattttgactaatattgttaagtcatcttttttaaaaaattaaatcaaaaaggCGCCGCCATTAGCTTGCCATGGGTCGCCTTTTGTATGTCGCGTCGCCTCAGTGTGGAATGGCGAGAAGGGCTCGCCTCGCCTCTCGCCTTTGGCCATGAGGTGCTCGCTATTCACAACACTGCTTTAGCAAAATTACCAATCTAACATTTCTATGGATCTCAAGGACCTTCATGGTTTTAAAGTAATATGGATATTTTGCTTTAGAAAGAATTCTTTAACTTATTCCATTGCTTATTGATTTTGATGGACAGGAAAATCTTTAGCAAAAACTCCAATCTTGCAAGCCAAGTTTGTGAGAGAAAACAAAGCTTTACTATCTGAAAGTGGCAATAACTGTGTTAACAAAGTAAGGAAGCGATTGACatttgaagaagaaaggggGTCTAACAAGAGGATGGCTCCTTCTACACCAGCTAGTGAAAGTCGTTCAAAAGTTGTTGTTATTGACATAACTGAAAGCGATGATGAAAGAACTACTGGTCCaccttatacatcaataatggGAAGTGACTTTGAATCTTCTGTGCCCCTCGGTACACCTCCCGTTCCAGGTATGGTTTGTACTGTACCTTTCTGTGGATCAGGGAGCAACTTGTCCAATTCTGAATTGCCTTCAAAGAATGATT
This window encodes:
- the LOC107015320 gene encoding uncharacterized protein LOC107015320 isoform X1 produces the protein MDCSDESLRVDMGVIVGVSGNTKNCDNCVNLEEKIKAIECNCSDLRQGIEQERNELEGKFEVLKRRNQELEEQIRRIESNGSNEEEERVLQLMIENSVLECEKKKAESDVEYWKSNCNELQLTVAELGKKLDTKAGDTISTRVHGLQDEYHNFTQKIHLQVVDEMQNKDGEIGSLLSQDSGKSLAKTPILQAKFVRENKALLSESGNNCVNKVRKRLTFEEERGSNKRMAPSTPASESRSKVVVIDITESDDERTTGPPYTSIMGSDFESSVPLGTPPVPGMVCTVPFCGSGSNLSNSELPSKNDSKMTVVEQVEDSDMVCHDEEPLYVPTPKRRRASNIIASDSDTDDDDDKVPICMLKTRQFCEKSSNDHPRGHSTQTGDSDDEVRNFSSKRRLVKLSQCEGKGGGGNDIEEEVSNSEGESLGGFIVSSSDISDDDDTSNSDGALQSNSAVAEDSITDSEYVSESDSDYGEIISRIRRNKGDKLEWEFEGDMLAAFGKDPELCMKAVCVLYRQQTSEEQCCKGTIDHNQRGFSHCDAFRGSTLAEFLTDGDPKGDMTKSVKELQAYDPKGIELCRTFATRYSKQLFSIYKNKEDPFFSAP
- the LOC107015320 gene encoding uncharacterized protein LOC107015320 isoform X2; the encoded protein is MDCSDESLRVDMGVIVGVSGNTKNCDNCVNLEEKIKAIECNCSDLRQGIEQERNELEGKFEVLKRRNQELEEQIRRIESNGSNEEEERVLQLMIENSVLECEKKKAESDVEYWKSNCNELQLTVAELGKKLDTKAGDTISTRVHGLQDEYHNFTQKIHLQVVDEMQNKDGEIGSLLSQDSGKSLAKTPILQAKFVRENKALLSESGNNCVNKVRKRLTFEEERGSNKRMAPSTPASESRSKVVVIDITESDDERTTGPPYTSIMGSDFESSVPLGTPPVPGMVCTVPFCGSGSNLSNSELPSKNDSKMTVVEQVEDSDMVCHDEEPLYVPTPKRRRASNIIASDSDTDDDDDKVPICMLKTRQFCEKSSNDHPRGHSTQTGDSDDEVRNFSSKRRLVKLSQCEGKGGGGNDIEEEVSNSEGESLGGFIVSSSDISDDDDTSNSDGALQSNSAVAEDSITDSEYVSESDSDYGEIISRIRRNKGDKLEWEFEGDMLAAFGKDPELCMKAVCVLYRQQTSEEQCCKGTIDHNQRGFSHCDAFRLL